From the Deltaproteobacteria bacterium PRO3 genome, the window TGACAGCCCGGCGGGGCTTTGGCATCTTCGGGGCCCTTGAAGGCCCAACTCCTCCAGCTGCGCGACGCCATCTTCCGCCGGCGCTTCCTATTCCTGTTTTTGGCGCTGCTGCTCCCCTATCTCATCCACCCCTTGATCGCGACCGAGGTGGTCGGGATCGTCCTCCTCGACCTGGCCTTCTCCCTGGTCCTGATCATGGGGGTCTTCGCGGTCAGCGACCGCAAGCACCTGGCGGTCACGGCCCTCGCCCTGGTGCTTTTGGCCCAGGCCCTGACTTGGACCAGCCATGCCGTCTCCAACCACCTGCTGATCCTCACCGGGACGGCGGTCAACGGGCTCTACCTTATATATACGGCGGGATTGTTGCTGAGACACGTCATTCGCAGCCGGGCGCCGACCTCCAACACCAT encodes:
- a CDS encoding two pore domain potassium channel family protein — encoded protein: MKAQLLQLRDAIFRRRFLFLFLALLLPYLIHPLIATEVVGIVLLDLAFSLVLIMGVFAVSDRKHLAVTALALVLLAQALTWTSHAVSNHLLILTGTAVNGLYLIYTAGLLLRHVIRSRAPTSNTIFAALCIYLLLGFIWAFVYSFLQDLDPGAFFFDQRLFNLPARGKHLFSELYYFIYFSFTTLTTLGFGDIMPASPWSRMLVSMEAVLGQLYLVVMVTYLIG